Proteins encoded together in one Hevea brasiliensis isolate MT/VB/25A 57/8 chromosome 16, ASM3005281v1, whole genome shotgun sequence window:
- the LOC110649283 gene encoding protein disulfide-isomerase 5-2 — translation MRRLALTLSILSLLLAISQSSESNEKFKIDGKVLELDESNFDSAISTFDFIFVDFYAPWCGHCKRLSPELDAAAPVLAELKEPIVIAKVNADKYTRLASKYDVDGYPTLKIFVHGVPVDYYGPRKADLLVRYLRKFVAPDVAILSSDLAIKDFVEAAGTNFPIFIGFGMNETVISTLGIKYKKNAWFSVANDFSEDVMVRYDFDKVPALVALHPSYNEQSIFYGPFEEKFLEDFIKQNFLPPAVPMNHDTLKILKHDERKIVLTIMEDESDEKSQKLIKLLKAAASANRDLVFGYVGLKQWEDFAETFGANEDSKLPKMVVWDGDEEYLSVIGLDSIEEEDQGSQITHFVEGYRKGQTIVKKVSGPSFMGFISSLIGIRTVYIIVFLVAMLMLIQSIGKEEPLRVGTRDQVDEVASSEAESSEYRPGDKQD, via the exons atgcGAAGGTTAGCTCTCACGCTCTCAATCTTGTCTCTGCTACTAGCGATTTCGCAATCCTCAGAATCCAATGAAAAATTCAAGATAGATGGGAAAGTGTTGGAACTCGACGAATCGAACTTCGATTCCGCCATTTCCACCTTCGATTTCATCTTTGTTGACTTCTACGCCCCTTGGTGCGGTCACTGTAAGCGACTCTCTCCCGAG TTAGATGCTGCTGCTCCTGTTCTTGCCGAATTGAAAGAGCCTATAGTTATAGCAAAAGTAAATGCTGACAAGTATACACGTCTTGCTAGCAAATATGATGTTGA TGGATATCCTACCCTCAAAATCTTTGTGCATGGTGTTCCTGTAGACTACTATGGACCGAGGAAAGCAGATTTACTTGTTCGTTATCTGAGGAAATTTGTTGCTCCCGATGTTGCCATACTTAGTTCCGACCTTGCTATAAAAGATTTTGTTGAAGCAGCTGGCACTAACTTCCCTATATTTATAGGTTTTGGCATGAATGAGACAGTGATATCAACTTTAGGCATAAAGTATAAGAAAAATGCTTGGTTTTCTGTAGCAAATGATTTTTCGGAGGACGTCATGGTACGCTATGATTTTGACAAGGTTCCTGCTTTGGTAGCCCTTCATCCTAGTTACAATGAGCAGAGCATCTTTTATGGCCCCTTTGAAG AGAAATTTTTGGAGGACTTCATAAAACAAAATTTTCTTCCTCCAGCTGTGCCCATGAACCATGATACACTGAAGATATTGAAACATGATGAGAGAAAAATTGTCTTGACCATCATGGAGGATGAATCTGATGAAAAATCACAAAAACTGATCAAGTTACTGAAAGCTGCTGCATCTGCAAATCGTGACTTGGTATTTGGTTATGTTGGCCTCAAACAATGGGAAGACTTTGCTGAAACATTTGGTGCCAATGAGGATTCAAAACTGCCAAAAATGGTTGTTTGGGATGGAGATGAGGAGTATCTCTCA GTTATTGGTTTAGACAGCATAGAAGAGGAAGACCAGGGATCTCAAATCACACATTTTGTTGAAGGATACAGAAAAGGACAAACGATAGTGAAAAAAGTCAGTGGTccatcatttatgggctttatcaGTTCGCTAATTGGCATCAGAACTGTGTACATAATTGTGTTTTTGGTTGCAATGCTAATGCTTATTCAAAGCATTGGCAAAGAGGAACCTCTACGGGTTGGTACTCGAGACCAGGTTGACGAAGTCGCTAGTTCGGAAGCTGAAAGCTCCGAGTACAGACCAGGAGACAAGCAAGATTAG
- the LOC110649284 gene encoding uncharacterized protein LOC110649284, with product MSKLQFSEEENMGCSLASSAWQIILLQVFLWNLGLSTITTPASSSSSSSSKFISAIGDPGMKSPNVRVAFEAWNFCNEVGFEAPKMGSPRLADCADLYCPLISDSPSFNYFDTISKCEVHHKVNDSDNNLGVGDKFPTPEFESYEDPDKFAVQKELYLASLCEVHESSKPWQFWMIMLKNGNFDKNTTLCPENGKKVTKIITDRNFPCFGEGCMNQPLLYHNYSQLVFDGEEMASLTGGFYGTYDLNADLSKGVGNNSYFSVIWHKNLITGSWIFSHRLTTSTKYPWLMLYLRADATEGFNGGYHYNGSGIMKKLPESPNFKVKLTLNVTRGGGGNSQFYLLDIGSCWKNNGDPCDGDVVTDVTRYSEMIINPATTSWCRPDNLVSCPPYHVSPSGEIIYRNETSRFPYSAYHLYCSPGNAEYLEKPYDICDPYSNPQAQELVQILPHPEWAVHGYPEKKGDGWIGDSRTWELDVGALSSRLYFYQDPGTKPARRVWSSINVGTEIYVSKMGETAEWTVSDFDVLVPEDDGYGGYRSY from the exons ATGTCCAAACTCCAATTCAGTGAAGAAGAGAACATGGGTTGTTCTCTGGCTTCTTCTGCTTGGCAAATAATTTTGCTTCAAGTGTTTCTTTGGAATTTGGGTTTAAGCACAATAACTACGCctgcatcatcatcatcatcatcatcaagcAAGTTTATATCAGCAATAGGAGACCCAGGAATGAAGAGTCCAAATGTGAGAGTGGCATTTGAAGCTTGGAATTTCTGCAATGAAGTTGGCTTTGAAGCTCCCAAAATGGGCAGTCCCAGGCTGGCTGATTGTGCTGATTTGTATTGCCCATTAATCTCTG ATTCTCCAAGTTTCAACTACTTTGATACTATAAGCAAGTGTGAAGTGCATCATAAAGTGAACGACTCCGACAACAACTTAGGGGTTGGTGATAAGTTTCCTACCCCAGAATTTGAATCCTATGAAGACCCTGACAAGTTTGCAGTGCAAAAGGAGCTATATCTTGCTTCTCTATGCGAGGTGCatgaatcctcaaaaccatggcAATTTTGGATGATTATGCTCAAGAATGGCAACTTTGACAAAAACACTACACTTTGTCCCGAAAATGGGAAGAAAGTCACTAAAATAATAACCGACAGAAACTTCCCTTGCTTTGGTGAAGGGTGTATGAATCAACCACTTCTTTACCATAATTACTCGCAGTTAGTTTTTGATGGGGAAGAAATGGCGTCTCTGACTGGAGGGTTCTATGGGACATATGACCTTAATGCTGACTTGAGCAAAGGTGTAGGGAATAACTCCTATTTTTCGGTCATTTGGCATAAGAATTTGATCACAGGGAGTTGGATTTTCTCGCACAGATTAACAACCTCCACAAAGTATCCATGGCTTATGTTGTATCTACGTGCTGATGCAACAGAAGGATTTAACGGAGGCTATCACTATAATGGCAGCGGTATCATGAAAAAG TTACCTGAGTCCCCAAATTTTAAGGTGAAATTGACACTTAATGTTACACGTGGAGGAGGGGGCAATAGTCAATTTTATCTTCTTGATATAGGAAGCTGTTGGAAGAACAATGGAGATCCATGTGATGGTGATGTTGTAACAGATGTGACTAGATACAGTGAGATGATAATTAACCCGGCAACTACAAGCTGGTGCCGTCCAGATAATTTAGTTTCCTGTCCGCCTTACCATGTCAGTCCTTCCGGtgaaataatttacagaaatgaGACATCTCGATTTCCATATTCTGCTTACCATCTGTATTGCAGCCCAGGAAACGCAGAGTATCTGGAGAAACCATATGATATCTGTGATCCATATAGCAATCCACAAGCTCAGGAATTGGTACAGATTCTACCACATCCTGAATGGGCTGTGCATGGCTATCCTGAAAAGAAAGGAGATGGATGGATTGGTGACTCCAGGACTTGGGAGCTTGATGTGGGGGCCCTTTCTAGTCGTTTATACTTCTACCAG GATCCTGGAACAAAACCAGCAAGGCGTGTATGGTCTTCAATTAATGTTGGAACGGAAATATACGTTAGCAAGATGGGTGAAACTGCTGAGTGGACTGTAAGTGATTTTGATGTATTGGTTCCAGAAGATGATGGTTATGGTGGTTATAGATCTTATTAA
- the LOC110649282 gene encoding alpha-(1,4)-fucosyltransferase, which yields MSLKPFNTYTIALMMFFTFLILFFSGFLEFPSVTTSIPSPIRDRLSTSSSTPDPFVDLVIAYKKWDSRVGCNQFRERYRDLIRVGSSGSNRSASLQEAGGDSECNDLKMRHVSVLVKGWTWIPDNLDNMYSCQCGLSCLWTKSPVLADKPDALFFETTTPPSRRRNGDPLRVYMDLEAGRKRSGLEDIFISYHAEDDVQSTYAGALFHNGRNYHVSRRKNNDTLVYWSSSRCLAQRNQLAKSFLTLIPHHSFGKCLNNVGGLDMALSLYPECANDASVKPKWWDHLHCAMSHYKFVLAIENTATESYVTEKLFYALDSGAVPIYFGAPNVHDFVPPHSIIDGTKFSSMQELASYVKTLANDPVAYAEYHAWRRCGVLGNYGKTRAVSLDTLPCRLCEAVGRKGGRNARA from the exons ATGTCCTTGAAACCCTTCAACACCTATACTATCGCCCTCATGATGTTCTTTACATTCTTGATCCTCTTTTTCTCTGGTTTCCTTGAGTTCCCATCTGTGACAACCTCAATTCCCTCCCCCATCAGGGATAGATTGTCCACCTCATCGTCCACACCAGACCCTTTTGTTGACCTGGTCATTGCTTACAAAAAATGGGACTCTCGAGTGGGTTGTAATCAGTTTAGGGAGAGGTACAGAGATTTGATTCGTGTGGGGTCTTCTGGGTCTAATAGGTCTGCTTCTTTGCAAGAGGCTGGTGGTGATTCTGAGTGTAATGACTTGAAGATGCGCCATGTTAGTGTATTGGTTAAGGGGTGGACTTGGATTCCTGATAATTTGGATAATATGTATTCGTGCCAATGCGGGTTGAGCTGTTTGTGGACCAAATCCCCAGTTCTCGCTGATAAACCAGATGCTTTGTTTTTCGAAACAACCACACCTCCATCTCGG AGGCGCAATGGGGATCCACTTCGTGTCTATATGGATCTTGAGGCTGGCAGGAAAAGATCAGGTCTTGAGGATATATTTATTAGTTATCATGCAGAAGATGATGTTCAGTCGACTTATGCTGGTGCACTCTTTCATAATGGTCGAAACTATCATGTGTCCCGTCGTAAGAACAAT GACACACTTGTTTATTGGTCTTCATCACGTTGTCTTGCGCAAAGAAACCAGTTGGCTAAAAGTTTCCTCACCTTAATACCACACCATTCATTTGGGAAGTGCTTGAACAATGTTGGTGGACTGGATATGGCTCTCTCTCTGTATCCTGAGTGTGCCAATGATGCCAGCGTTAAGCCAAAATGGTGGGATCATCTGCATTGTGCGATGTCTCACTACAAATTTGTGCTTGCGATTGAAAATACTGCGACGGAGAGTTATGTGACTGAAAAGCTATTTTATGCCCTGGACTCTGGTGCAGTTCCAATATATTTCGGTGCACCAAATGTGCACGATTTTGTTCCTCCACATTCAATAATAGATGGGACGAAATTCAGCTCCATGCAAGAACTGGCTTCTTATGTCAAGACCCTTGCTAATGATCCTGTAGCCTACGCAGAATACCACGCATGGAGAAGATGTGGCGTTTTGGGCAACTATGGAAAGACTCGTGCAGTTAGCCTTGACACGTTGCCTTGCCGATTGTGTGAAGCTGTTGGTAGAAAAGGAGGTAGAAATGCAAGAGCTTAG